The Phoenix dactylifera cultivar Barhee BC4 chromosome 17, palm_55x_up_171113_PBpolish2nd_filt_p, whole genome shotgun sequence genome contains a region encoding:
- the LOC103705477 gene encoding probable E3 ubiquitin-protein ligase RHB1A, with translation MGGCCCCSSRRAEADTAPVYYYCPQDLEEHEPLSATHGTSSVVSSGLIVDTNLETSTPGTYQAPPAPLPYDVGLTSSQTTPGNLEYRGIKTDHVQPADSQPIGETDGRLEGSDTCQTLEKSGCKSKTDFEHEPPETEDEPSKVDAPIVSVIDDEDVCPTCLEEYDAENPRILTKCEHHFHLSCILEWMERSDTCPICDQIMMIDHMSSQ, from the exons atgggtGGTTGCTGTTGCTGTTCATCCAGAAGAGCTGAAGCAGATACGGCACCAGTTTATTACTAT TGCCCGCAAGATTTAGAAGAGCATGAACCATTGTCTGCCACCCATGGTACATCTTCTGTAGTATCTAGTGGATTAATTGTTGATACAAATTTGGAGACATCTACTCCAGGCACTTACCAAGCACCTCCTGCACCATTGCCTTATGATGTGGGCTTAACAAGTTCACAAACTACTCCTGGAAACTTGGAATATCGTGGAATCAAGACTGATCATGTGCAACCAGCAGATTCCCAGCCAATAGGAGAAACTGATGGAAGGTTAGAAGGATCAGATACATGTCAGACTTTGGAAAAGTCTGGCTGCAAGAGTAAAACTGATTTTGAACATGAGCCCCCTGAAACAGAAGATGAACCTTCCAAGGTGGATGCACCTATTGTTTCAGTTATTGATGATGAAGATGTTTGCCCCACTTGTCTTGAAG aatatGATGCTGAGAACCCTCGCATTTTAACGAAATGCGAACATCACTTTCACCTCTCTTGCATTCTTGAGTGGATGGAGAGAAGCGATACTTGCCCCATTTGTGACCAG ATCATGATGATCGATCACATGTCTAGTCAGTAG
- the LOC103705476 gene encoding G-type lectin S-receptor-like serine/threonine-protein kinase SD2-2, translated as MARKAYHLLFFLALLGAPMASELNATIATVLIVGNSTLRSPNRTFELGFFCPNGGVACFLAIWYASLPIRTVVWVANRAAPVPRRIDSPSALLTNPDGRLAVADSSGSLLWISDNLRPASAVRLLDSGNFLLLSPGGAPVWQSFDHPADTWLPDMAVTPSRPLVSWRSPSDPSPGLYSLRLRGGEFELAFDGSARYWSTGNWTGKLFAGVPEMTVRYIYRFSFLDPFGPKASFSYSVVPAPTEGAGPVLTRFVVDSSGQLMQYTWSPQAASWDMFWSRPDSVCRVYGRCGRLGLCVGSLHPCDCPSGLHPADSAAWSSGDFSGGCSSDDDSPCSADGFQEIGAVDLDGLVAVEISGVSRSSCEDFCRRNCSCFGLNYNSETSACRNLYGNAYNLRNSTDSPIFFLRVSASSCSFSKKSKATWKKTTLIAISCGGFSAILGSIALLVVLRRKWRREEGKGGEEDEGAFSNLKVFTYKELLAATRGFSEKLGHGSFGAVFRGELPVSTSVAVKRLERPVGGGGDREFRAEVRTIGSVHHVNLVRLRGFCSDDPHRILVYDYMPLGPLSAYLCRDCRPPLSWAARFRIAVGTARGIAYLHEECRDRIIHCDIKPENILLDGDFTPKVSDFGLAKLVGRDRSRVMTAMRGTRGYVAPEWISGTAITAKADVYSYGMTLLEILGGRRNVEASTPPEAEDGWFLPPWAARRIVEGEVAAVVDPGLDGEYDRGEAERAARVAVWCIQDEEAARPAMGTVVKMLEGTVEVTVPLLPRLLEALVAGDSFPPAGGVSSSWSGSGSDGTTSAGPAESDRIAEAGSGKSESQDLTS; from the coding sequence ATGGCGAGAAAAGCCTaccatctcctcttcttcttagcTCTTCTCGGTGCTCCCATGGCGTCCGAGCTCAATGCCACTATCGCCACCGTGCTGATCGTCGGCAACTCCACCCTTCGGAGCCCCAACCGGACCttcgagctcggcttcttctgccCCAACGGCGGCGTCGCCTGTTTCCTCGCCATCTGGTACGCCTCCCTCCCCATTCGCACCGTCGTCTGGGTCGCCAACCGCGCCGCCCCCGTCCCCCGCCGCATCGACTCGCCCTCCGCCCTCCTCACCAACCCCGACGGCCGCCTCGCCGTCGCCGACTCCTCCGGCTCCCTTCTCTGGATCTCCGACAACCTCCGCCCCGCCTCCGCCGTCCGCCTCCTCGACTCCGGcaacttcctcctcctctcccccgGCGGCGCCCCCGTCTGGCAGAGCTTCGACCACCCCGCCGACACTTGGCTCCCGGACATGGCCGTCACTCCTAGCCGCCCTCTGGTCTCGTGGCGGAGCCCCTCCGACCCCTCCCCGGGCCTCTACTCCCTCCGCCTCCGAGGCGGCGAGTTCGAGCTCGCGTTCGACGGCTCCGCCCGCTACTGGTCGACCGGGAATTGGACGGGGAAACTGTTCGCCGGCGTGCCGGAGATGACGGTGCGTTACATCTACCGCTTTTCGTTCTTGGACCCGTTCGGCCCGAAAGCGTCCTTCTCCTACTCGGTGGTCCCGGCTCCGACGGAGGGCGCGGGGCCTGTCTTGACGAGGTTCGTCGTCGATTCCTCCGGGCAGCTCATGCAGTACACTTGGTCGCCGCAGGCGGCGAGCTGGGACATGTTCTGGTCCCGGCCGGACAGCGTCTGCCGGGTTTACGGCCGCTGCGGGAGGCTCGGTCTCTGCGTCGGTAGCCTCCATCCCTGCGACTGCCCCTCCGGGCTCCACCCCGCCGATTCTGCAGCCTGGAGCTCCGGCGACTTCTCTGGCGGGTGCTCCAGCGATGACGACTCCCCCTGCTCCGCCGACGGATTCCAGGAGATCGGCGCAGTCGATCTCGACGGCCTCGTCGCGGTCGAAATTTCCGGCGTAAGCCGGAGCTCCTGCGAGGACTTCTGCCGGAGAAATTGCTCCTGCTTCGGTCTAAACTACAATTCCGAAACCAGCGCTTGCCGGAATTTGTACGGCAACGCCTATAATCTCCGGAACAGCACGGATTCTCCGATTTTCTTCCTTAGGGTTTCGGCCTCGAGCTGTAGCTTTTCGAAGAAATCCAAAGCGACATGGAAGAAAACGACTTTAATCGCCATAAGCTGTGGTGGCTTCTCAGCGATTTTGGGATCGATTGCTTTACTAGTGGTCTTGAGAAGGAagtggagaagagaagaagggaaaggaggagaggaagacgaAGGAGCTTTCTCGAACCTAAAGGTGTTCACCTACAAGGAGCTCTTGGCCGCGACGCGGGGCTTCTCGGAGAAGCTAGGTCACGGGAGCTTCGGCGCGGTCTTCCGCGGCGAGCTCCCGGTCTCCACCTCGGTGGCCGTGAAGCGGCTGGAGCGCCCCGTTGGCGGCGGGGGCGATCGGGAGTTCCGGGCGGAGGTCCGCACCATAGGGAGCGTCCACCACGTGAACCTGGTCCGCCTCCGGGGCTTCTGCTCCGACGATCCCCACCGCATCCTCGTCTACGACTACATGCCCCTCGGCCCTCTTAGCGCCTACCTCTGCCGCGACTGCCGGCCGCCGCTAAGTTGGGCGGCGAGGTTCCGGATCGCCGTCGGCACGGCGAGGGGTATCGCCTACCTCCACGAGGAGTGCCGGGACCGCATCATCCATTGTGACATCAAGCCAGAAAACATCTTGCTTGACGGCGACTTCACCCCGAAGGTGTCGGATTTCGGGCTGGCGAAGCTTGTCGGCCGGGATCGGAGCCGGGTGATGACGGCGATGAGGGGGACGCGGGGATATGTCGCGCCGGAATGGATCTCTGGAACGGCGATCACCGCCAAGGCAGACGTGTACAGCTACGGTATGACGCTGCTGGAGATCCTGGGCGGGCGGCGCAACGTGGAAGCGTCAACGCCGCCGGAGGCGGAGGACGGGTGGTTCTTGCCGCCCTGGGCGGCAAGGAGGATCGTAGAGGGGGAGGTGGCGGCGGTGGTGGACCCAGGGCTGGACGGAGAGTACGACCGGGGGGAGGCGGAGCGGGCGGCGCGGGTGGCTGTGTGGTGCATCCAGGACGAGGAGGCGGCGCGGCCGGCCATGGGGACGGTGGTGAAGATGCTGGAGGGCACCGTGGAAGTGACCGTACCGCTGCTGCCGCGGCTTCTGGAGGCGCTAGTGGCAGGGGACTCGTTCCCGCCGGCGGGCGGGGTCTCATCGTCGTGGAGCGGCAGCGGTTCGGATGGAACGACCTCGGCCGGTCCGGCCGAGTCGGACCGGATTGCAGAAGCCGGATCGGGTAAGTCCGAGTCGCAGGACTTGACGAGTTAG